Proteins encoded by one window of Amaranthus tricolor cultivar Red isolate AtriRed21 chromosome 4, ASM2621246v1, whole genome shotgun sequence:
- the LOC130810837 gene encoding uncharacterized protein LOC130810837, which translates to MPVLTLLEDVRNWCMKRMGSRFDKAISMEPNDLTEHAKGVLATRTDDSRFCHVIPAGGGEFEVRDGHVKFPVTLGNMTCGCGKWQGSGIPCKHGLRVIYNQRLDPKDFVSPFYKGAAYKLTYGDHIHPMADPTHWPSLDVPEIAPPQGKRNAGRPPKQRRKAAHEAKKGKRHKNNKCSLCKELGHNAVTCKANKASSKKTAHAASSSQQGNTRGKRKAAT; encoded by the exons ATGCCTGTGTTGACATTGCTGGAAG atGTGAGGAATTGGTGCATGAAAAGGATGGGTTCCAGGTTCGATAAAGCAATAAGCATGGAACCTAATGATCTAACAGAGCATGCAAAGGGGGTGCTGGCGACTAGGACTGATGATTCTAGGTTCTGCCATGTCATCCCAGCTGGTGGTGGAGAGTTTGAGGTGAGGGATGGCCATGTCAAGTTCCCCGTCACCcttggaaatatgacttgtgGGTGTGGGAAATGGCAAGGATCAGGGATCCCTTGCAAGCATGGGCTAAGGGTCATTTACAACCAGAGACTTGATCCTAAAGACTTTGTCTCACCTTTCTACAAGGGGGCTGCTTACAAACTCACTTATGGAGACCACATCCACCCCATGGCTGATCCAACTCACTGGCCTTCACTAGATGTGCCAGAAATTGCACCACCCCAAGGGAAAAGAAATGCTGGCAGACCACCTAAGCAAAGGAGAAAAGCTGCTCATGAggcaaaaaaaggaaagaggcaTAAGAATAACAAATGCAGCCTATGCAAAGAACTAGGCCACAATGCAGTGACATGCAAGGCAAATAAGGCATCATCAAAGAAGACAGCAcatgcagcttcctcttcacagcAAGGCAACACTAGGGGGAAGAGAAAGGCTGCtacttag